Proteins from a single region of Calditrichota bacterium:
- a CDS encoding DUF2442 domain-containing protein: MLHRIVSIESLPGRSLAVEFSDGETLIKDLNEVISRGNLAAPLADPNFLRQVRITERGRSLLWPNGLEFCADALHVQGKKVNQDTLEYA; the protein is encoded by the coding sequence ATGTTACATCGTATAGTCAGTATTGAATCTCTCCCCGGAAGGAGCCTCGCTGTTGAATTTAGCGATGGCGAAACCCTCATAAAGGATTTAAATGAGGTCATTTCTCGGGGTAATTTGGCTGCACCGCTCGCCGACCCAAATTTCCTCCGCCAGGTTCGCATCACCGAGCGAGGCAGGTCACTGCTCTGGCCGAACGGTCTTGAATTTTGCGCCGACGCCCTGCACGTGCAAGGGAAGAAGGTAAATCAAGATACTTTGGAATATGCTTGA
- a CDS encoding DUF4160 domain-containing protein, giving the protein MPELPRFYGIVIKMYHDDHLPPHFHAEYGEHSAQFSLPNLRIIKGTIPHRVRSLVLEWAAQHLSELSEDWDLAHANKIQKSIKPLE; this is encoded by the coding sequence ATGCCTGAACTTCCCAGATTCTACGGAATCGTCATAAAGATGTATCACGACGATCATCTCCCGCCGCATTTTCACGCAGAATACGGTGAGCACTCGGCTCAATTCTCGCTTCCGAATTTGCGCATCATCAAGGGAACGATCCCGCATCGAGTGCGTTCATTAGTTCTGGAATGGGCTGCCCAGCATCTAAGTGAATTGTCCGAGGACTGGGATCTTGCGCACGCGAATAAAATTCAAAAATCCATTAAGCCATTGGAATAA